The Vigna unguiculata cultivar IT97K-499-35 chromosome 1, ASM411807v1, whole genome shotgun sequence nucleotide sequence GTTGTGTAAGGGTTTAATCCTTTCCCTCAAGCCCTGGATTGGTCTGTGCAACACTTTCGTTCAGACAAAATAAATGTCCCACTCAAAATAACTCTCCCACTCAAAATAAATGCGACACTCAAAATAACTCTCTCCcacttaattaaataacacaaccCACTTAATTCAGACAAAATAACTCTTCCACTGAAGAAATAACATTTTCGACTTATTTGGATGTAAAACTTCTCTTTAATTAGCACGTGCAGAAACACACTCCACTTACACAGATTAAAACAGGATCCATACGTGGCAGTCCGTTTGCCAGGtgtcaaataaatctaacaacaTCCAAAAAGGAGGACTATTTCCAATCGTTTCAAAacatgagggaccaaattggagcAAACGTTAGTTGGGGGACTAAAAACAAAATCGCATAATACTTGAGGGAcggaaaacataattaacccttttTTTAATCATCTTCTTCTAAATggattgtttctttttttactaTCGAAAGAATATGGACaagattttagtataaatgATCATTTGCAACATACAAAGCAAAAAATATCCATATATTTAACtaaaccatttttttcttgTCTGCCTActtatatgtttatattgttgtgaatgacaaattttataactttgAAACATTTTGCTGTCTTTATAGTTTAGGACcacatttaatttttcataaatttcacCATCAATTCAAAAACTGACTCATAGGCAAATTGTCCTCCTTAGGTATCAatctattaatataaaaataatctttcaCATCACACAATTTACATTAGATctttttaaaatgacaaaagaaaATGTGGTAACACTTTTATAAATAAGCAAAATTTGTttacaatagaaaaaaaaatggtttactCTTTTTCTCCGTTATTTACTCTGCTTTTCATCTAGCTTTCACTTTTCAATGCCTCCAACCACCAAATCTTAGGCCATGTTTCTTCCATGATATTTATTGTTTGTGAGAAATGATTCTAGGAATGTGCTCTTATTCCTTTCTGTTGATTTGAAGCAATTTGGAGAGAAGAATGGTAAATGTTACTCTTCTCACCACACCAAAGATTTGGGCAAAGACCATTGTTAACCTATGTAATTATCCTTTTATCCCTtgctttaatttaaattactttttcacTATTTATATGCATACATTCATCATatacaattcatcatatataaGTAGTACAACGCTGTATtcgcatttttttaattttcataaaaatttgagttaaaataataagaaacatataattaattattaaaatagtttttaaatgtaaaatttgaaaaataaaatatgtacaaatttttttttatgaacataatggttaaagataaaagaggttttaaaataataattaattttaaaaataataattaagggtgAAATGAAAATATCGAGTTGTGGATAAGAAAAGGGTATTCTCTctgtatattattataaataataataatttttttattacaatataatatttaattaaagttattttcaaacaatcatatgtaaattttattaacaatttatcataataattaaacatttaaaattttaaaaaaatcattacattttatttttcattaatttcaactaaatacatttcattttatatttatttaacaataaaaataaaattgtaatcttatattttaattcattaaaatattttttatctatcatatttatcaaatcatttacaaatttttataaatttaaccttgagatttcttcatcttcactTCCAAATTCCTTATAAGGAAGAACACCACTTTACCCTTTAttctttctaaattttttcACTCATTATCTCTCAAATCATCTCCAAAAAGAAACAttggaaatatatttttggaGTGTATCTTTGATTTGAAGATCCACTtgtaggtaaaaaaaaaatatatgacaaTGGAGGTTTAAATCACAAATTATAAAAGTCTATCTTGTACAGTTTTGAGTTAAAAATTTCAGTGTTatgtgattttattatttattttatgaaatggCAAAActtcaaagaataaaaaattgaatgaacCTACCACATCAAGAAAGTGACTAAATATGATTGATGAAATGAATtggatattattatttgttgttgtttctCCTACTTATTATCACTAtttaagttataaattataaaattataaatatttatgcattcataaatttatcatctaaatgattttaatttaatttatacattatttgaaatttctCACAAATATTTATGCATTcataaatttatcatctaaatgattttaatttaatttatacattatttgaaatttctCACAAATTAGTGAAGAAAAGTGTCcccaattaatttcttttacaattaattaaaataataaatttaatttaatttataaacaattattattttttctattttcctctATATACTGAAATCAATTTTAGCAAATTGTATTTATAAAGATTTGTGTTAAATATTTCATTGTCAAAATTGGGAAGGAATGAGTTGTGTAAGAGAAACAGTTACTTGGTAAAGAAATTCCGAAATATTACAAAGGAACAACAACAGAATACTACATCTTTGCTATTTTCTGCTAAATCTTTTACttcttttatacattaaatgTTACTACTTTTCAAGATTcaaatatattgtaattatttattatctatatttatGGATTTTGATTGGTCAatcaataatttctttgttataTTCTTGTATTGAAATGACACATTCTCGTCCACACATACATACTTAGATTTGCATTACTAATGATCAGGAGTGATAATGCTCGggcactaaaaataattattattcagtggagggtttttttttttttatttgtagagATTTTCACCCTCTGCTAAGTAATTTGTAGGGTTTTTTAAACCTCCACATTTAGAGTCTTCACAAGTTATTTGCAGAGATTTTGGATGACCCATGATATTCAAACAGAGGTTATTTTGTGAAGAGTTGACTTTGACTCGATCCGCACTTGGTCTGGTTCATATTTTCAATGCAAGTTGAAAAGTTTGGTCTGTCTCGTATTAGTATGGATCTGCGGACTAGTCTGTTTTTTTCAATTCTTAtggtaaaatttttaatattcaacaaatttgaaaatttgaacaagttcataaaattgataaaattttggagagtttaatgataaattgataattcaatatttttatcatattcatatCCATAATTTGACATACACgatgtattcttcaaatttttatacatttaaaaatacgaatacttatcttttacggtcatataataatttattggaACATTCATGCACGAGTAAAGAAGGAAAGTATCTCATATATACGTATGcaagttttttttctcttttctaatGCGGATTAGCCGGCCAATCTGCGCAAACCTTAGACTATGCACGCCGGACTTTAACGAATCTACGAATTCAATATCTTGATCTCTCTGGTACATTTTTTGTGGACCTGCAGAACGGTTCGTCGTGCCAGCCCTTATTGACACCTACTAATGATAACTCATGAATGATATTCTAACGGGTTACTGCACCAGATTAATCTCTTCCCATAACCACGACCTCAAAATGATTCTCCGACACTACTACTAAAACCCTCAAAccttaatcaaaatattaatagaaaagcAAATAAAAGTGCTTAATTAATGCATAGTCAAAAGCCTTAAACATATTCCATATCATGAGTGTTAAGGGAAATTAACCAAAGTCTTCTCGTCTATTACCTTTTTTGAATGCAGTAAAATAAATTACGAAAAAGAAAAGGTTGATATTTTGTGACAGAAAGACAACAAAGAAAGTTGGTTACACACCACAGAAAAAAACACTGGTCCTTCATTTGGGCTATACATTCCATTAACAATGATTACATGATGTTCACTTTCTGCCATTGTTGGTCTTCTCAAAGATTGTCCTAACCAATAATTCAAGCATCCTTTCTTCTCTCACTACACCTTATCATTAAAGTCTGCATGACTTCAATTATTGCAATCATCTCAGAACCACCATATATTGCATCTCATCACTTTCTCTATcttattctttttctcttctttcaaataaagataaaaatttaatattctatGCAAACTGCAATTCTTACCTGTATTTTCTGAATTGCTGCACCAGTTTATGAATTGAcgtgtttatatatacatatgctGCTAATGACTACCCGTGTTTGGAAACAGTGGAATAAATCACATCACATCAAGTAACAATAACACTAAGTTGATGTCTAAAATCGATTTTTCAGttcttttttaattgattttaattccacacagaaaacaaaaataagtaatgAACAGTAATCCGAATAGGTGTATTTGTAGACACCAGAATCAATTCtgataattatcaaaataagaaGCGTGAAGATAAGGAAAATCATATTTATGATGATGGCTTAGCAAACTCTAAACACTAAACAGACACAATGTTCATGATGTTGTTTTTTTGTTGATGAAAGTTCATTTCTCAGTTTACACAAAAGGTTGCACCACTCTGGTGTGTGGGTTTTCACACACTCGCTTTCATTTAAAAACCTTCATCATACTCAGTAGTAGTAATACATATAGATAGAACTAGAAATATTCATTCTCTCTGCATAATTTCTCAAACCACGCAATCTTTTTCCATTTGCAAATGGAGTTGGCTTTGAGCTTAGGCCACACAAACAATCCTTCAATGGGGTTTTCCATGGCACTGCCACACGAAACAAGAGCTTCCTCAGATCCACCCCTTCAGCTCCACCACCTTCTTCCTTCAACACCAGTTCTTCCTTCTCCACGCCTTCCCATTCCATGGCTCTCCCATGCATGTAATCACTCtcatatatcatatatcatatCCCTTCATcttaatttcttcttttctttcatcatctcatgtgtgtgtgtgcatgtttATAACAGTAGGCATGGAAGAGATTCCGGTGAGGGTGCTTGATGACACCGACGACGGTGCTGCAGTTTCATCCCCCAACAACAGTGCAGTGTCGTCATATTTTTGCAGAAACAGTAGAAAGTTCTGTGAGGGTGATAGCGAAGAAGACGAAAATGGGTCAACGAGGAAGAAACTCAGACTCTCCAAAACACAATCAGCTTTTCTGGAAGACAGCTTCAAAGAACACACCACTCTCAATCCCGTTAGTAActctcactttttttctttcactattTCAACCAAGGTATATACACCGTTATAGTTCTTAATTTTCATGTGAAAAAGTGCAGAAACAAAAACTTGTTCTTGCGAAAGAGTTAAATCTGCGTCCGCGTCAAGTAGAGGTTTGGTTTCAGAACAGAAGGGCAAGGTATAATTGAGAAAGAACTCGCTGAAACCGTGTTTGTTATtgcttttgtttcctttttctttttctgatgaAAACACGATGATTACAGAACAAAGTTGAAGCAGACCGAGGTGGACTGTGAGTACTTGAAGAGGTGCTGTGAGAATCTGTCAGAAGAGAATAAGAGATTACAGAAGGAACTGCAAGAACTGAGGGCTTTGAAAACTTGTGAACCGTTTTTCATGCAGCTTCCGGCTACCACCCTCACCATGTGTCCCTCCTGTGAACGCGTtgccaccaccacctccacctccGCCGCCGCCGCTTCCGCCACCAACAATCGTAGTGTTTCTCTGAACAAGCCCAGAATATTGTCAGGCCCACACGCAGCAGGCCCACCTGGCCCATCAGAGTGCTTCTTCTGATTGACCTACTTTTGTTGTTTGGATATATATCATGACAATAATGTGTATCTAAGAAGACAAAAGACTTTCAATTTCAtcccttattttctttttgtataaaatgtcacatgttctaaaaattttacttattctttctttatatatatatatatatatatatatatatatatatttttttttttttcttctctttattctaTTGGaagaattataatttcttttagacCTATGAGGACCTGCCAACTATTCGAGTTGTAAtagttttcttataataatgtttttcatctttaacttctttctctcttcttttaatttgtaaaaaaacaaTATGTAAAATTTACTCACAACAACTACAATCTCTCTAATTATCTTGTCAATAGAAATGTGAAACAGGTCATTACTTCTTTTTTAATGTCTCAGGTTGTTTAATATTATAACGTACTGCGGTTTAAATACTTTGAAGGTTATATACGTATAATTCATTTCCAAATTCTTATATAACCATATTCTACtagaaataatagaaaaagaaaacaaacattttatatggctacaaaacaattaaaagctatacaaaaaaaaagtttttacaaAACGTACGTACTTTAATTACGAATagtattttcttaatttcattaatatttatagatcctataataaaatagtattttaattaataaataactcGTTTAcatattattgattataaaagTTAACATGGATGTTACAATTGCTCATAATCAATTACACATGGAGGAAAAGGTAAAAAACAATCAAGTGACTAAAGAAAGGGTATATACGTTGaaactcattaattatttttttacttatttgtaGAAACACGTAAAGCAACATGCACTGAAAATGTTTTAAGGATAATTGTCAGGGAGCAATGCTTTATTTGAGAAATTACTATTACTTAAACATGTAATTTTAagtttagttttataatatatgtaaataaaaaaatcaattacaacgagttttcaatttaaagtttcataatataattagaCTAGTTTTAGACCATAGTTGTTAAGAAAATCCTATAAATCAAAtgtattttgtattaaaaatttataaaagaagaaataagaTATAAAGTTTCTTGTGTTTTAAATTCAATCATTTctcttcataatttttattttaaatattataattattttatacaaaaatacaTAAAGTTCATAACGAAACATTAACctcataaaataacatttaatatttcttatatgcttacaaaatttttaacttttttatgatataatgaaatatttcataattttttaaatttcattcttTCAAGTAAGataaccaaaaaacaaaaaaagtgagAGTCCTAAATGAAATAAGCTACGacaatttaaatcatattttccttttctttatatgtgtttatattttatgtgttactCTGCATATTCATTTGAAAATGAGAATAGTGATGATGGAAGAGCGGCAAGTAGGGGTAggcatggattggatatccaatccacatctattttatatccaaataattagattagatttttgatccaattccatttttttagcaaaagtagtttggattttttttaaatccagaaaaaatatttggatcaagatttaaattcaatccaaatatttagatcaagtttaaaatccggaatccatttttttatgaaataaatttaaattgaattttttaaaacctgTGTCATTAAGGCCCGGATGACCCGGATGAgaccgacgacccggacgggcccaacgacccagacaagcccgatgacccggacgggccggacaacccggacgagcccgacaagACAAACAGGCTCGACGATGTGAACGGGTcggacgacccgaatgggccagacgacccggacggacccGTCCAAACAGTCAAGCCCAATCAGGTAGTCAGACACGTTCGAGTCGTGgggctcgtctgggtcgtcaggtaCGTCAACATCGTCAGGCCCGTTCGAGTTGTCGGGCCCATCCAAGTCGTCGATCATGTCCGGGTCGTCAAGCCCATTTGGGTCATCGGGTCCGATCGGGTCGTAGGCCCCGTCAAGGACGTCGAGCCCATCTGGGTCGTACGGGTCGACGCGGTCGTTCGTGTCGTCGTGCCCGTTCGTGTCGTCATGCCATctgggtcgtaaggcccgtgtaggtcgtcaggctcgtccaggtcgtcgggcccatctgggtcTTTTCAGTCGTCAGGTCCGTCTGGCCTGTTCGTGTCGTCGTGCTCATtcgggtcgtaaggcccgtgtaggtcgtTAGACCCGTCCGGGTCGTTAGGCCCGTCTAGGTTgtcaggcccgtccgggtcgttgggcccgtccaaGTCGTCCGCCCCATCTGAGTCtacgggcccgttcgggtcgtcgggcccgttcgggtctttgggcttTCCTGtcccgttcgggtctttgggcaGCCTGACCAGTTTTCGTCATTGGTCGTGCCTGGTCCGTTCGGGTCTTCAGGTCCGCGTGACCCTTTTGGGTCTTCGTGTCCGCCTGACTCGTTCGGGTCTTCAGGCCTGCCTTACCCGTTCGATTCTTCGAGCCCGCCTgactcgttcgggtcatcgggcccgcttGACCCATTCGGGGTCTTTGGGCCTGCCTGACCCGTTCGATTCTTCGAGCTCGCTTGAGCCattcgggtcattgggcccgctTGGCCTGTTCGGGTCTTTGagcccgcttggcccgttcggatcTTCGGGCCCACCTGCACCATTCGGTTCATCGGGCTCactcaaattttttgaattgttgGGCCCGATCAACTCGTTCGGTTTGTCGGGCCCGCCTagcccgttcatatctttaggcccgcccaacctcttatggtcgtCGAGCCTGCCCGATCCAtataggtcgtcgagcaaggcccGTCCTAGTTTGAATTTAGCATAGTCCATCTGAACCTTTAGTCTaatccaactaaaaatttaaattgaaaatttggattggattttttgaattatccatatttaaaaatcttgatttataaaatggatattcaatccataaaatatataaaatgtagattagattgaaatccagatccattaaatggatcgaaattttaataaaatggattataaatggattagatttgagcaaaagtggattggatcaagaaaaatagattttttgtCCACCCTAGTGACAAGTGACTTCAAATGTTATTTACAGTATTCGTTTTTTATAATctgtgataattaaaatatactaaattatatctttaatatattttatactgttattaacaacattaattgttttcagttttatatttatctttccATATGATactttcataaatatttatttaatatagcCTATATTCATCATCTAGTTTTATATTGAC carries:
- the LOC114194745 gene encoding homeobox-leucine zipper protein HOX11-like, coding for MELALSLGHTNNPSMGFSMALPHETRASSDPPLQLHHLLPSTPVLPSPRLPIPWLSHALGMEEIPVRVLDDTDDGAAVSSPNNSAVSSYFCRNSRKFCEGDSEEDENGSTRKKLRLSKTQSAFLEDSFKEHTTLNPKQKLVLAKELNLRPRQVEVWFQNRRARTKLKQTEVDCEYLKRCCENLSEENKRLQKELQELRALKTCEPFFMQLPATTLTMCPSCERVATTTSTSAAAASATNNRSVSLNKPRILSGPHAAGPPGPSECFF
- the LOC114190681 gene encoding sporozoite surface protein 2-like gives rise to the protein MDYAKFKLGRALLDDLYGSGRLDDHKRLGGPKDMNGLGGPDKPNELIGPNNSKNLSEPDEPNGAGGPEDPNGPSGLKDPNRPSGPNDPNGSSELEESNGLPKDPNGTGKPKDPNGPDDPNGPVDSDGADDLDGPNDPDGPDNLDGPNDPDGSNDLHGPYDPNEHDDTNRWHDDTNGHDDTNDRVDPYDPDGLDVLDGAYDPIGPDDPNGLDDPDMIDDLDGPDNSNGPDDVDVPDDPDEPHDSNVSDYLIGLDCLDGSVRVVWPIRVVRPVHIVEPSNT